The sequence below is a genomic window from Bacteroidota bacterium.
GATAGTAACTTATTGGAAAAAAATATACATGAACTCCATTTTTATTTAAAAAATTAATGTTTTTTATCAAAGCTTGCATTTGTCTGTATTACAGAATATTAACATCATTTTGCTTGTTTTTGTGAATTATGCAGGCTATAATTTCGGGTAATTTTTTTCCTTTGTTTAGCAGAGCTTTAAAAATTTTATCGTATCCGCTTCCGGCTTTTTCGGCATAAGCAATTTCGCGAAGTATATCCATAATGTTGGGATTGCGCGGATTTGTTTTTCGCAAGAAATTGCTTGCATTTATTCCTTGAGGAAAACCACCCGGACTTTCAAATTCGATATAATTTGAATATTTACGGATTTGTATATTTTGCAGGCGTGAATAATCTCTGTGAACTACTGCATTAACAATTATTTCTCTTATTACTATGTTCTGATAGTCTTCTACATATTCCCTGAACAAGCCGAACTGAAATTCTTTTTTCTTAATCTCGGAACTCAATTGATTATAACAATCAGTTATTTGTTTTATTATATTCCCAGAATATTCAAAAGGGGTGTAGCTTCCGTCTTCATGATAGCGGATATAACTTATTTTAGCAAAAGGAATTTCTTTTAACGATTTGAAGTTTCCAACAAATAATAATCCCGTTGTAGTGGGGTAATACTTTCCTTCCTGTTCTTTTGTTATGCCTAATATCTCGGTAAATTCGGTAGTGGAATTTTTCAGATAATGGCTTTGCGGGTTTTTAGCCTGTATTTGAACATATAATTCCCTGAGTTGTGCTATGTTGAGCCATGCAGGAATTTCGTTACCTTGATTGTCTTTTTTCTCTGGTTGGAAACTAAATCTCCACAGTTTTTGGTCGTAAATAATCAAGTTTTTTTCAGCCTGAATAGTCGCTATTTCATGAGGTTCAATAATTTTATTTCCATCAACATTTCTAATCACATACAAGCCTTTTGATGTGCAATGTAATTGTTCGGAAAAAGGTATTTCAAGAATAAGCAATTCTGTATTATTTACTTTTATAGTGTGTGGAATTAATGTAACCGAAGGTTGTGTAAGATCTTGTATGTTTTTAATGAGTTTAATAATCTTTTGATCATTAATTTTAAATTTATCGTTTATTTCATGTTTTTTGTCTGTGATACCTATTATAATAAAACCACCTTTTCGATTAGCAAAAGCCACAACATCTTTGGCAATTTCGTTATAGTTTGGTGCAAAATCTTTGAAGCTTTTTCCAAAAATTGTTTTATCGGTAAGTTGTTCTTTAAAATCTACAATATCAGATTCGCTTTTCAGAAGGATATTATACAACCATTGTACATTTAGTTTTGTATGTTTTTTCATTTTTTGTCTTCCTTTTTCACCAAAAACATTACAGCCACGCCGGTTTGTATGCCAAAAACATTGTGTGTAGTTCCTGCAATTTTCGGATTTTTTCGCACATCACTTTGTGTGTCAATAATATAAATGTAATCAAATTCGCGTTCCACAATTTTACGAAAACCATCAAATGTTCGGCTGTCAATAAAAGAACGATTTGTAATAAATGCAATAATCCCATTTTTATCAATTCTATCCATTGCCCAACGATAAAAACGAGAATACATATCATAAACTTTCGTTTTTTGTGCTGTGCTTTGTTTTATATAAGTATCCTTTATACGTTTATCTATTTGTGGATATGTCCGGTTTTTATTATTATCATTTTCATTTTGTTGGTTGGCATTATATGGCGGATTTCCAATAATAACCGAAATTTTATTGCTGTTTTGTTTTTTTATTCGTTCAAGATTTTCGGCAGTCATTGCAAAAAGCGACTGTTGCTTGCCTTCATATCCAAAGCCGAGATTATCTATCGTATCAACAAAAACGATATTTTCAAATGCTTCGTACTTGTTCATTTTTTGTTGATAAGTATATTCAATATTCAGGTTTGCAATATAATATGGTAAAATTGCCAGTTCGTTGCAATGAATTTCGTTTTTGAATTTATGTTTCAAATATTTTGGCGGAATGTATTCAATAATATCTGTAATAAAGGTTCCAGTTCCGGTTGCAGGATCAAGAATTTGCACATTTTTATCTGCTAATGATTTGCCAAAATATTTTTCGAGCAAATAATCTGTGCTTTCTACCATAAATTTTACAATTTCATTAGGCGTATAAACTACTCCCAAACGATCGGCTCCTTTGGGATTGTATGCCTTGTAAAAAGTTTCGTAAATTACTTTCAGGAATTTTTGTTTTTCGTGGTGGTTGTCAATATTCGATGCTTCACGTTTAATGGTTTTGTAGTAATTATCTACTGTTGCAAGTGTATCTTGCCTTACCTGGCCTGTAAAAAATGTGTTTACCACGGTTTCTAATTCTCGTGCAATATTATTTTCGCGATGAAAATGACTGTCGCCAAAGACGGTATCAAAAATTTCTGCTGTTAGAATATGTTGTATAAGCATTTCTCGAATATCGAAGGCTGATATTTCCGGATTTATACTTTCGCGGCACACATTCCAAAACTTTTCGCGTTGCACCCTAAAATCAGGATTTTTGTCGGCTTGTTCAGCTATCATTTTTCGCAGAGCCTCTACAATATCGGGTATATCTTCTTTAAATTTCTCAACAGCCGTATGAAATTCCTTTATTTCTGGTCGTTCGTATTCTACAAATGCAGCTAAAATACGATGCAAAAAATCAGCATCGTTCATTTCTCCTCGCATTTTTTCTTCGCCTTGCTGAATGAGAACGATTATTTCGGAATTTTCAAAAATTATGTTGAAAGTTGGGTATCCGATTTCAATTTTTTTCTCAATCTCTTCATCTAAATTGTCCTTTTGATCTTTGCTTTCCCAGAATCCCCAGTCTAATTGTAATGCATCCTTAATTGTTCCATCTGGTCGTTTTGTGGAATTTTTTAGTTGCAATTCGTTAACCAAAATCAGGTTTCTTGGCAAACAATATTCCTCCAATAAATTTGCAAATGCTCGGCGGATACTTGTTTCGTTTCTTGTACCACCATATCGTTTGTATTGACTCAGCTTATTGTAATAATTATTTATGCTTTGTTTCGACATATCTTATTTTTCTGCAAAGGTATCTATTTTCTTTCATCGCCTGCATTTTTGGAATATTGGGCATATGATAGTTAATAAAAAGAGCTAATTCTAAAATTTTTCAGTTGTTGTTCATGACGATTAAATTTGACTATTACAAGTGAATTATGTGATATGTTTTTAGGTAAGACTTTTCATTTTTTCACAAATTTCCCCTGAAAAGTAGATTTATTTGTTTTAAATTCAATTATGTATGTGCCTGGTTTTAATAAGGACACATCAATAAAATCTTCATCTAAATGAACGGTTTTTATTACACAAGTGCCATCCATTTTATAAATTGTTCCACTATTGATTGTGTTTTTATCAAAATTGGGCAAATACAATTTGTCTTCTGCCGGATTCGGAAATAGTTTTAGATTGTCAGAATGTTCAAATTGTTCTAACTCATTTGCAAAAGAAGCAAACAGCCATAGGTATGCTTCAGTAAAATTTTCACGCCATAATTGTTCGTTGTGATCACCTCCCTCTACAATTTTTACAAATAACTCATCTGCCAGAAATCCTAAGTTTAGCAGTGTGTCATTCATTCTCCAGGTATCCGTTACCATTGAACCTGCTTCAAGACTTCCGCATAGTTGATAGATTTTCATATTTTGCTGATGCCCCATTTCCTGAGTGAATGTCCATACAGTATCGGAAAACCAATATGATGGAGAAAAAATACCTGCCTTGCTGAAAATATCCTGATATTTCAAAATTCCATAATGAGAAATTAATCCTCCGAGCGAACTTCCCCAAATTGCTGTGGACTGTCTGCCTGAAAGTGTTCTGTAATTTGCATCAATAAATGGTTTGAGTGTTTCAACAATAAAATCTAAATATAATTCGCCTTGCCCACCACCGTATTGTAGGTTAGTCCATGGAGTATATTCATTTATTCTTTCTGTTCCTCCATTGTCTATTCCCACTACAATTGGTACATTATTCCCGTCATCATAAAGTTGGTTTAGGCTTTCGTCAATTTCCCATTCTCCGGCAAAAGAGGTATAAGTGTCAAAAATATTTTGCCCGTCCTGCATATATATAACGGGATATGAATTTTGACTATTGTTATAATCCGGTGGTAAATATATCCATATTCTCCGGTAATGGTCGAGTTGCGGAATGTAAAATTCTTCATCAACAATAGACACGTTTTCTGAAGCTGTGCTATTTCCTCCACCAATATCAGCCCAATTATAAATCATTATTCCAACAGAGTCGCCATTTCCAAAAGTAAACGACCGATTTGGGATTTCTTCTCCAAATTCACCTTTTTCTACAGTTCCCCAATCTCCACGAGTGAATTTATATTGAATAGTAGTACCTGTTGACATAGAATCAAGGACTATAAACCATTTATTCTCTCCATTTTTTTGAAGAGCAAAAGCCGGATCGCCGGGGTTCCATCCCTGAAAATCGCCGGCAATATATAGAATATCCTCCGGTGGCGTGTAATCAGGTAGAGAATCTATTATGAAAGTTGCCTGAGCAGTAACTATTTGCAGGCTTAAAACAAAAAGACCAATAATTAAACTATATTTTTTCATTTTTCAAAAATATGAAATTTGCAAATAAGAGTTGTAAAGATTCCCGGATTTATTTTTTCAATTGTGGCTAATTTAATTTTGGAATTTTTTATTATGTCCACAGAATTATTTTCGAAAAGCATGAACAAAGTTTATGTTTATTTTACTGCATACGAATAAGCAAAATTAAGCCAGATAAATTTACCGCAACAGTTATCCAAAAAACTATGAGAAACGAAAGCTTTTTTGTTTTGTGTCTGAATTTTTGTTGAGCTAACAGAGCACCGGGCCAGCCTCCAAACAAGGAAAGCAGATGTAGTGTGTTTTCACTAATTCTACGATTTCCTTTTATTGCTGCCGATTTGTCTTTCCAGTAGAAAAAGTAGGCAAACAGGCTCATCGCAAAATATGTTGCAAAAACAAAAAATGAGATTTCTTTTGTAATCACTAAAATTTCCACTGTAATGAAAAAGAAAGCTATAAAAAAATATGTCAAGGAATTTTTGGTAGCTTTTTTCATGTTAAAACAAAGCCAAATTTTTACACAATTGAAAAGAAAACAGCCAGAAATGCTAAGACACCGATTGCTAAAAGCCCAATTCCTGCATATACTAACTTCTTTCTTGTGCTTTTCTCTTTTTCCGTAAGTTCCCTGATTTTACCTTCTTTTTTGTGTTTTGTTTCAATAGATTGACCGATAATTAATCCGAAAGCAATTCCTATTCCGGGACCTATTGCTATAAATCCAGGCATTTTCAAAGCAATACTTAATGGTATGCCTATTCCGGAAAAAATTGCCATACCTATTCCCATCCACATCCCTACAAAATGTCCTTCCGGGAACTTTTTGTTTTCATCTTCCATATTCAAATAGTTTTAAAATTGTTTTTGTAAATATAATATGTTCTGACTTTCAATAATTCATTTTTATGATAGCGTTATTTTTATTGATTTTGAATTTTCTTTAAAATGTGCGAAGAAAAATAATTCCTGTATCTTTCCTGGAGTTCAGGGATTTTCCAGTCGTTGCCGCTTATTTTTTTACGACAAAGTTCCGAACCACAGTGGCATTCCAGAAAATAATCGTCGGTACGCTCCATTGCGTAATCGTGGCAGAGTTCCTCGCCCGGCTCAATATTGCGTGTTGCAACATACACAATTTGCCCATCGAAGCCAACATTCGGGTCGCAGGAGTGGTTAATAAAAATTACCATATCGGAAAGTTCGTCTTTCGACATTGGGCTCAAATAATATTGGTCGTGAATTTGAAGAGCAAAATCGCCGACTGTTGAGCTTATTTTTTTTAGTTGATCGTCATTTACAATATGTCCTGCTTTGATAGCAATCAGCTCGTCTTTTTGAATTTTTTGTTTGGCGAAAACACCTTTGCCTTCCAATTTGCTTGAGCGAACTTCAATTTTTGGGGAGCGGTAACATTTCATTTCGATTGAGAGTTGTTTATTTCCAGTTTTTCATTTTTCAATTTTTTAAAAGTCTCTGTGAAAAATTCAACAATTTTCCCAAAAATCCGATAATTGTGCTTAATATTTACATATGGCATATAAGCAGTGTATTTTCCCACGGTATTTCCACAAATTTCACAATAGTGATGATTTAGTTTAAATGGTTCTAAGCATCCCGGACAAAGAAGAATCTCCTTAATTTCAGGCTCAATTATTTTCTCATTTTTCATAAAATCTAAGACTTAATAAAGTTTTAAAGATAATATTATTTCGCTAACCGAAGGCTTCGCATTGAGCGAAACCTTCGGTGCCGGAACTAAAAGCTATCATGTTTCAAATCCGATAAACAATAAAAATTTAAGTATATTTGGGATTAATAAAAAGTCAAAAAAATGATGCAACATTTTTCATTTTACTGCTCTAATAGATATGAACAAATGAGACATGATTGAACTGAGTGAAATAATAGAAGCTTGTAGGCGTGGCGAAAGACTTGCACAAAAGATGTTATATCAGGAGTTTTCTATGAAAATGAGAGCAGTATGTTATCGCTACCTTGGCAAGAATGCCGATGCCGAAGACATCTTGCAAGAAGGCTTCATCACTGTTTTCACAAAAATTTCTCAGTATAGCGGAAAAGGTTCTTTCGAGGGTTGGATGAAACGCATATTTATAAATTCTTCTTTGCGATTGTTGAAGAATAAGCAAAATTCAATTCTCTCGCATGGAGAAGAAAAGATTGTGCAATGGGAGCAA
It includes:
- a CDS encoding N-6 DNA methylase, with the translated sequence MSKQSINNYYNKLSQYKRYGGTRNETSIRRAFANLLEEYCLPRNLILVNELQLKNSTKRPDGTIKDALQLDWGFWESKDQKDNLDEEIEKKIEIGYPTFNIIFENSEIIVLIQQGEEKMRGEMNDADFLHRILAAFVEYERPEIKEFHTAVEKFKEDIPDIVEALRKMIAEQADKNPDFRVQREKFWNVCRESINPEISAFDIREMLIQHILTAEIFDTVFGDSHFHRENNIARELETVVNTFFTGQVRQDTLATVDNYYKTIKREASNIDNHHEKQKFLKVIYETFYKAYNPKGADRLGVVYTPNEIVKFMVESTDYLLEKYFGKSLADKNVQILDPATGTGTFITDIIEYIPPKYLKHKFKNEIHCNELAILPYYIANLNIEYTYQQKMNKYEAFENIVFVDTIDNLGFGYEGKQQSLFAMTAENLERIKKQNSNKISVIIGNPPYNANQQNENDNNKNRTYPQIDKRIKDTYIKQSTAQKTKVYDMYSRFYRWAMDRIDKNGIIAFITNRSFIDSRTFDGFRKIVEREFDYIYIIDTQSDVRKNPKIAGTTHNVFGIQTGVAVMFLVKKEDKK
- a CDS encoding DUF1294 domain-containing protein; the encoded protein is MKKATKNSLTYFFIAFFFITVEILVITKEISFFVFATYFAMSLFAYFFYWKDKSAAIKGNRRISENTLHLLSLFGGWPGALLAQQKFRHKTKKLSFLIVFWITVAVNLSGLILLIRMQ
- a CDS encoding T9SS type A sorting domain-containing protein produces the protein MKKYSLIIGLFVLSLQIVTAQATFIIDSLPDYTPPEDILYIAGDFQGWNPGDPAFALQKNGENKWFIVLDSMSTGTTIQYKFTRGDWGTVEKGEFGEEIPNRSFTFGNGDSVGIMIYNWADIGGGNSTASENVSIVDEEFYIPQLDHYRRIWIYLPPDYNNSQNSYPVIYMQDGQNIFDTYTSFAGEWEIDESLNQLYDDGNNVPIVVGIDNGGTERINEYTPWTNLQYGGGQGELYLDFIVETLKPFIDANYRTLSGRQSTAIWGSSLGGLISHYGILKYQDIFSKAGIFSPSYWFSDTVWTFTQEMGHQQNMKIYQLCGSLEAGSMVTDTWRMNDTLLNLGFLADELFVKIVEGGDHNEQLWRENFTEAYLWLFASFANELEQFEHSDNLKLFPNPAEDKLYLPNFDKNTINSGTIYKMDGTCVIKTVHLDEDFIDVSLLKPGTYIIEFKTNKSTFQGKFVKK
- a CDS encoding SET domain-containing protein-lysine N-methyltransferase is translated as MKCYRSPKIEVRSSKLEGKGVFAKQKIQKDELIAIKAGHIVNDDQLKKISSTVGDFALQIHDQYYLSPMSKDELSDMVIFINHSCDPNVGFDGQIVYVATRNIEPGEELCHDYAMERTDDYFLECHCGSELCRKKISGNDWKIPELQERYRNYFSSHILKKIQNQ